The genomic DNA ACCTCAGAGTATGTCGCTGTCAGACACAGATATGAAGGTGCCTTGCTGGGCATTGGGGGCAGGGATGCTCTTTTCTTGTGGAATAGGACACTGGGCTGACTGAACTGCCTTAGAGCAAAGAGTCCAAGGCACCCAGGAGGGACACAGAGGCTACCAGCTCTGTTGTGTTGGGTTCTGATCTTGGTTTTTGACTGACTCATCTTGGAGTTTGTGTGATCTGACTTCTATTTTCCATGTATTTGAGTAATTTCCGGTGAGTGAGGTTTCCTTAATGTTAGTGTTGACAAATGTAAAACgacttttcatattttaactcAAATGATTTAATACTCTTGAAAATTAACACAAAGAGAATTGAGGTATTACTACAACATTGAgtgcatttagtaaatatttgacCAAGCTTAAGTTGTACATATGATGGTTGTTATTGTAATTGTACACAGCACAGCTGGAGCTAGGATGCTGACATTAAgttacaaagaatttttttttttttggtcttttataGCTCCTGGATAAGGAGCAAGATATTTGGAGGAATATACTATTTGCACTTCAGCTGTGAGATAAATGTTGTATTTTCTGGCACTAAAGCATACTGCTAAAGCTTGAACAGTAATAAAGAGATGAATTTAGTGGCAAAGAAAATACTAAACTGGAATTCAGTGAATCTCTGGATTATTGTAAACTCTGGGGATATGAATgagcccaataaataaatgaaataaagaatgtttGGCAAAAGAGTGAGGAATTAACTTGACAGGGAGATTCGTGTTCTCAATACTTCAGGAAGGAAGGGGACAAGGAGTCAAGAAATAGAAACAAGGTGAGTTAATGTGAGGCAAATTTGGGAAAATATCAAGAAGAGTTTTGCTGGCAACATAGACTGACAAAATGATACCTGATTATTATTTTGTGCTTGTGATGGAAAGCTCTCTAAACAAACACTTTAACTGCATACATAATTGAGCGAAGCTAACGTTTAAGGCTGGGATAAGGTTAAAATGTGGACAGCCTGAGGGTACTAACAAGATACTATGTCTGATTCTTGGAAGAACAAATATTTCAGAACAAAATATGTCAGGAGAAAATGTAAACACCATCCAGAAACTCCtgacttcctcttctttccttactGTGTGGATAAACTGGCTTTCAACAAGAAACATAAAAGAAGAGGTTGCCTTGTTTGACGTGTGAAGGAAATTATTTAGAACAAATTGAAGGGAAGCCCTCAGTATGAGGTACCATCCTTTGTATGCAAAGAACAACATTCATTGGGACACCCACTTCACTCTTTTTTCAGAATAGTATGATATGGAGCCATCCATTGTCAGACATTCATTGGCTGACTGGGGTTAGGTGTTTAATCTCTGGCGAAATAATCTTTTCTACATACAGTCACTGAACTCATGATTTTGCCTGTCACTCATCAGGTGACAAGGTGAGGAGAAATAAACAACACATCTGTAATATATTGGAGCAGTCTGGCTGCTGAGAGGAGTATAAGGCAAGATATTGCCCTCAAGATCTTAGAAAGGATgacaaaatgataaatatatctGAAACGGGCAATGCATGTTAATTATTAACCGATACTAATTCcaacactgtgccaggcactgaagtTACAAATCAGGTAAACTCATTTCTTCCTGCTGCCTAGAATCTACTGGAGAGTACAATGAAGAACTGAAAATTCATGGTAatgtgggaaaaaaacacaagttTGTGCTTTGGAATCAGGCTCACCTGGGGCTGATTCCCTGTTCCTCTATGGTTTTGAAGCTGGCCAAGAGATTTAACCTTCTCTAGCCTCGTTCATCTCATCTCTTcacttgagtgtgtgtgtttgaaaatcaAAGATGATCCTCTGAAGTGTTTAAAAAAGTGTCCAACACAAAGTGGATCCTCAGAGAGGATAAGCAAGGTAAGGTTTCAGGTATGTATGAAAACACTCCAGTGGTGGGGACTCCACAGAGGTGGTGGACCTCTTCCTTCATCTCGTGTGACAGTTAGAATATGGATAGGTGTGATGGCAGCATGTTTGTTTCTCTGCAGTATTCCAGACCCATTCTTTTCACACATGGGCTATTTAGGAAGGAAACGTACTTCGTTTAGGTTGAATAGGCTTTGCCAATAATGAGAGAGAAGAACTTCTCAGGATGGAACTCAAGATTGGTGGGCTATGAAGAAGTgcaatgggaaaagaaaagcctAGTAAGTGTCACTGGAAACATGCCAGTGGGAAGGGACAGGATGTCTAGCCCTTTGGGCTTCCTCAACAGGAATTACATGCATTAATCTCCCCAAAGCTTCTAGGAGCAtcattaaagaaaggaaaaggaggagtaaaaagaaattttatctcACAAATTTATTGGTCCTAAGCcctactatcattattattaatagaaataataattataacaatataacTTTGAATAGCCATCATTTTATCCCTTTAAAGCATTTTCACTCTCTGGATTGCTCTGGTTTCTCACAGATCTCTGTTGAGGTGGAACTGAATAGAACTCTctgccacccccaccacccctcaCCAAATACAAATGTTCCTCCAGGTcctctgcctcttgtttgtagaaaagctgaagTCTCCCAGGCGTCCCAAAATAGCAGGTTCAAGCAGTTAATGATTAAGACAATAAAGTCACAGAttcagtatctgatgcacatttctgAGTATTTTATGGGTACTATAATGGGCACCAGATGGGAAAAGCTAACTtcatgatgaccagactgcaaCCATGACATAAGCTGTGCCATCTTGAGCAGTACTGAATATATGGCtggcacaattccaagaactggccttaagagaatgggattaacactattgctcataataatctaCATATTTGTgggcatcaaaataattgtagcttGTTCTGCCCTTATATGTAAATGAGCAACTAAAGCTGTCAGCAGAGAGATGCTTCAAACCCATGTCGATAATGTTCACTATAAGACCTCAATGCCCTTTCTCAGCATGAAGTTACAGAAGGTGGACCTTTGTCCCTAATCCCATAGAAATGAAATGATGTCTGACAGGGGCCTGGGGGGGTGCAGTTGTAAGCAATTCTTTTCAGGAAGCCGTCCTCAGCAGAAAATCTCGTTTCTTGTTAATTTAGCAAAGCTACATtttaactcacttttttttttttttttaacatctttattggggtataattactttacaatgttaaCTCACTTTTAAATCAGACGCCCGCATGCTCTACTCATTTCTGGCCCTAgcatacttttaaaatcttttgatcAAACAATAtcttgcctaacctgttggttATTTCCATAgattaaagaagtagaaatgaagagtaagtaattaacagatgaccagatctcttccttagcttccccttcagtaatctggCAAACAAACTGTGTGATAAAAGTGGTGAACAAGATAGCATCTACGGGGTGCCCTCCTTTCCCTTGGGTCACGCGTGACCGGAAGTGTTTCCCGAAACGGAGTATTCGAGATGGGGACCGCCCTGGACATTAAGGTTAAAAGAGCGAACAAGGTTTATCACACCAGGGAAATGCTCTCTGGGGTGGTGGTCGTATCTGGGAAGGATTTGGTCCAGCACCAGGGAGTCTCCTTGACAGTGGAAGGGGCCGTGAACCTCCAACTCAGCGCCAAGAGTGTGGGTGTGTTTGAAGCATTCTATAATTCTGTTAAGCCCATCCAGATTATCAACAGTACCATCGAAATGGAGAAACCAGGAAAATTTCCCAGTGGCAAAACAGAAATTCCTTTTGAATTTCCTCTGCACGTGAAGGGTAAGAGTTCTGTATGAGACTTATCACAGCGTGTTTGTCAACATTCAGGTTAAGGTATGAAGAGCTCATTTTGAGATGCCCTGGGGGCCTGAGCTCCAGGACTCTGAGCACTGTCCCTAGCATCTCTTCTCTTCCCCATGTGGGGCACAGCTCTGCCCTTGCCCTGGCACCCAGTGCAGTGCTGCCCATGCAGAGAACCCAGCGAGTGAGAGCGAGTTGGGGGCTGACCCACATCTCCCAGGTTGGCCTGTGAAGTCTAGATACCGTCCAGGGGTTTGCAGTCCTgctgcctgtgttttctcatccttaCTACAAAACAGCTGCCATTTTACCCAgagctgctgtgtgccaggccttggCTTATCACACGTTACCTCGTCGGATCCTCACTAAGTATACCCTGCGCTGTGACATGAGGCGGTCCCTGCTGGCCAAGGACTTGACTAAGACCTGTGAATTCATCATTCACTCTGCTCCTTAGAAGGGGAAACTGACTCCGAGTCCCGTGGACTTCACTGTCACACCTGAAACCTTACAGAATGTCAAAGAGAGAGCCTTGCTCCCCAAATTTCTCATCAGAGGACATCTCAACTCAACCAGCTGTGTTATCACACACCCACTAACGGGAGAGCTGGTGGTGGAGAGCTCGGAGGCCACCATCAAAAGCATCGAGCTGCAGCTGGTGCGCGTGGAGACCTGTGGCTGTGCAGAAGGGTACGCCCGCGATGCCACAGAAATTCAGAACATTCAGATAGCCAATGGGGACGTGTGTCGGGGCCTCTCTGTCCCCATATACATGGTCTTCCCCCAGCTCTTCACCTGTCCGACACTGGAGACCACCAACTTCAAAGTGGAGTTCGAGGTTAACATTGTTGTGCTGCTTCACCCTGAGCACCTCATCACAGAGAAATTCCCGCTGAAGCTCTGCAGGATGTAGGCAGGAACAGATGGAAATGCAGCCGTGCGGACCTACGGGAGCTGAAGCCGGCAGCCCCGAACTTGCTTTCTTGATGGTTCTGTATCAGAAATGAGTCTGACCCTTCTTCCTCATTCCCTCGAGGCCCCTCTAGTCAGAACTATCCTTTGAAATTCATCAGGATTTCTTCATGGCATTGGCAAGATTGTTTCCCAGAGAGTAAATTTCCTGTGACTCCTGACTAACCTGCTCCTTTTTAAGTTCAGAGCACAGTTATAACAGAGTCTGAATTTTGCTGGAAAGTGAGGTCAGGGACAAAGGAAACCTCCTGTCTGGCCGACGGTTGTGGCCAGGGCTCCCGACAGCTCCCCGACTGCGCAGGGTGGCGACAGGCGTGCTGGTTGCCAATGACTTTGGCGGACACCCGCCAAGGAGGGTGCTGTGGTGCCCGCTGCAGATGCGCAGCGTGTTTCCCACTCTGTTCTCTTTTATAACATTTGTCGTGATAACTTCAGAACTTTTGGGGACCTGGGGAAAGTGTGCTTTGCCCTCCCAGGAGTGAGGGGGTCTGGTGACCACAGCTGGTGCTGGAGTATTTCTGAGTCTCAGGACCTGGTGTGAAGTTGCCTGCTGCCGTCTTCCGAGTCCGTTTAAGTGCGAGGTTCTGTCGGGAACAAAAACACGTGTCCACGCCCGTCATTGTTGGCTGGATTCTGAGTGGCAGGGGACCCGAGCCCAGGCCAGCAGTGAAGACCCCTCTGTGCTGGGCGGGGCCTGGACCTGATGAACTTGGCCCACCTCCATCCCACGTGAGGGACCTGCGTTGGCGGGGTCGGGGGAGGTAGTTTGGCCTGAAGCCATTTTCTCCCTCGCCTCCTGTTGGGAATTGCCGTGTATGGTGGGTCTGTTACAACACATTTCTTCCTTCACATCCGGCTGTTGTTTCTCTGGGTCCACAATTAACCTCAGAAGTAAGCCGCGCACCGTGCACGCTGCCTGGCCTTCCTCTCCTGAGGGAATAATTATTACGTGAAGAGCTGCCAGCAGCCCGGCCGCCTTTATCATTTTATTCAAACTCGAGGGGCCTGGGCGAGAGCCATTTCCTTGCCCTTCTTGGACGGGCACCTCCACCATCAGTTAGTAAGGAAAACTCGGACGTTTGGGTATCTTGGGCagcagcagtcccactactgccCTGGAGCTGGAGGTGTCCTTTGTCAGGTTCTCCCATTACagcagggggaaggggaggtgaagGAAAGAggctgtgaacctaaaaccgTACATTTTTTGGGGAAATGCCCGGTTAGGCAGGGGCACGTTCTGGCTATTGGAGCTCCAACAGAAATGGGGCCTTGCTCTGGTTCTCAGACACATCGTGAGTTCCACAGGAAATGTGGAGAGGTCAATCAGAAATAAAAcgtttaaaaaggaaacaaacaaaaaaaagatagcaTATAAAGAAATGTCACAAGAAGATGACAAGCCTGCATGCAGTGGGAGACAGGTATGAGTCTGATCCCCTAactcaatgattaactgagattactttccttttccctttaaaaactttcatggttgagcagaatctttggagttgaTCTTTGGGGACACCGAGTCCACCATCTCTCCAGATTGctggcattctgattaaaagAAACTTTCTACCAACACTTGCCTCTCTCTTGGGTATTGATTTTCAAGTGGTGAGCAGCTggacctgagtttggtaacagaGGAGAAAGGCAACCCAGGAATcattacttccattttacagatgtagacgCAGGCTGCTGAGTCTCTATTAAAAGATTTTTACCACCTGGTTCCATGTGATCCAGGGAAACACATTTAAGCCTACAGAACCTTAGTTCTCTTATCTTCTAACATGGAAATCAAATAATCTCTTAGAATACTTCCGGTTGAAgatcttattatctattttaatagCTGTAATTAACTGCTTCTTAAACAGTCTCCCATGATCCTGCCCTCCTGATATTTACATTCTTCTATAAACTCTTTCCCTGTGTGTGAGCTGGacctagtgactcacttctagCAAATAGAATACACCAGAGGCAATAGGATGCTGTTTCCGAGATTAGGTTATAACTACTGTGACTTCCCTCTTCCTTGTTCTCTCTCTTTGGCTCTTCTCATGTACTTGCTATAATGAAGCAAGTTGCAGAGGCCCACATGGTGAAGCCCTGGGGACAGCATTTGGTCAATAGCcagtgagaaactgaggccttcAGTCTGACAACCCGAagagaactgaattctgccaatggTACTGTGAGTGAACATGGAAGCAGATTCTCCCCTGGTGGAACCTTCAGATGACTGAGATCCTGACCAACAACTTGCAGCCTTCTGAGATACCCTGACCCAGACCCTTAGCTTCCAACTAAGCCACTCCTGAATTTCTGACCCACACaggaactgtgagatgataaatgttgttttaagtcTCTAAGTGTTgaaataatttgttacacagcaatagatgaTTAAAGTCAAATATCAATGCCAGAACTGATCACAGGATTTCTtttccctgaatttttttttttttttaaacatctttattggagcataattgctttacaatggtatgttagtttcagcttcacaacaaaatgaatcagttatatatatacatatgttcccatatctcttcccgcttgcgtcaccctccctcacaccctccctatcccacccctccaggcggtcacacagcaccgagctgatctccctgtgctatgtggctgcttcccactagctatctaccttacgtttggtagtgtatacatgtccatgcctctttattgctttgtcaccgtttacccttccccctccccatagcctcaagtccattctccagtaagtctgtgtctttattcctgtttcacccctaggtttttcatgacatttttttttcttaaattccatatatatgtgttagcatacggtatttgtctctctctttctgacttacttcactctgtatgacagactctaggtctatccacctcattacaaatagctcaatttcgtctcttttt from Pseudorca crassidens isolate mPseCra1 chromosome 12, mPseCra1.hap1, whole genome shotgun sequence includes the following:
- the LOC137204108 gene encoding LOW QUALITY PROTEIN: vacuolar protein sorting-associated protein 26C-like (The sequence of the model RefSeq protein was modified relative to this genomic sequence to represent the inferred CDS: inserted 2 bases in 1 codon; substituted 1 base at 1 genomic stop codon), yielding MGTALDIKVKRANKVYHTREMLSGVVVVSGKDLVQHQGVSLTVEGAVNLQLSAKSVGVFEAFYNSVKPIQIINSTIEMEKPGKFPSGKTEIPFEFPLHVKGXRVLYETYHSVFVNIQYTLRCDMRRSLLAKDLTKTCEFIIHSAPXKGKLTPSPVDFTVTPETLQNVKERALLPKFLIRGHLNSTSCVITHPLTGELVVESSEATIKSIELQLVRVETCGCAEGYARDATEIQNIQIANGDVCRGLSVPIYMVFPQLFTCPTLETTNFKVEFEVNIVVLLHPEHLITEKFPLKLCRM